DNA from Halogeometricum sp. S1BR25-6:
CTCCGGACGACGTGACGCTCCTGGCGGAGAGCGGCGTGAAAACGGTCGAGGACGCGAGACGGATGCGCGCGGCGGGCGCGGACGCCCTCCTCATCGGCACGGCCATCATGGACGGCGACGTGCGCGCGAACACCGAGCGGTTCGCGCGGGCGACGGACGCCGACGAGGATGCGAAGACGGACGCGAGTGCGGACGCGGAGAAGACGGAGACACCGGAGACGACAGAATGAGCGAAACCACCTTCGACGGCAAGTTCGGCGACTACGGCGGACAGTACGTTCCCGAGGCCCTCATGCCGGCCATCGAGGAACTGAACGACGCGTACCAGCGGTACGTGTTGGAGAACGAGGACGGCTTCATGGACGAGTTCCGGCGCCGCCTCCGCGACTTCGGCGGGCGGCCGACGCCCACTCAGCACGCGGAGCGACTCTCCGAGCGATACGGCTGCGAGGTGTACCTCAAGCGCGAGGACCTCCTCCACGGCGGCGCGCACAAACTCAACAACGCCCTCGGACAGGTCCTCCTGGCGAAGTACATGGGCAAAGAGCGCATCGTCGCCGAGACGGGCGCGGGTCAGCACGGCACCGCGACGGCGATGGCCGCCGCGCACCTCGACATGCCCTGCGAGGTGTACATGGGCGAACGCGACATCAACCGCCAGCGACCCAACGTCTTCCGGATGCGCCTGAACGGGTCGGAGGTGAACCCCGTCACCGTCGGCCGCGGCACCCTCAAAGAAGCCATCTCCGAGACGATGCGCGACTGGGCGACGAACGTCGAGAATACCCACTACGTCATCGGGTCGGTCGTCGGCCCGCACCCGTTCCCGGCGATGGTCCGCGACTTCCAGTCGGTCATCTCCGAGGAGGCGCGCGCGCAGATGCGCGAGAAGACGGACGGTCTGCCCGACGCGGTGCTGGCCTGCGCCGGCGGCGGGTCGAACACGATGGGCGCGTTCGCCGAGTTCGTGGACGACGAGGGCGTGGGTCTCTACGCCGTCGAGGCCGGCGGATCGTCGCTCGACGTGGACGAGGAGGCGGGCGTCGCGCCCAACTCCGCGTCGCTGTCGACGGGGTCGGAGGGCGTCCTCCACGGGGCGCGCACGAAACTGCTTCAGGACGGGGACGGCCAGATAATGGAGAGCCACAGCGTCTCCTCCGGATTGGACTACGCGGGCGTCGGCCCGGAACTCGCCCATCTCGTCGACGAGGGGCGCGTGACGGCCGTCAACGTCGACGACGACGCCGCCCTCACCGCCTTCCACCGCCTCTCGCAGTTGGAGGGGGTCATCCCGGCGCTGGAGACGGCGCACGCGTTCGCCTACTTGGAGGAACACGCCGACGAACTCGGCGAGACGGTGCTCGTGAACGTCTCCGGTCGCGGCGACAAGGACCTGGAGTCGGTCATCGAGGAGACGTCGAAGCGCGACATCGACATCGCGCCCGACATGGACGCGTTCGCGGGGGGGTTCTGAGATGGGCAACCCCGCACTTGACGCCGCCTTCGAGGGCGGCGCGGCGTTCGTCCCCTACCTCGCGGCGGGCGACCCCGACTTCGACTCTTCGGTCGAGTACGTCGAAGCGCTCGAACGCGGCGGCGCCGACGTCATCGAACTCGGCCTCCCCTTCTCGGAACCCATCGCCGAGGGGCCGACCATCCAGAATGCCGTCGTGCGGTCGCTCGAAGGCGGGATGACGCCCGACCGTTTCTTCGAGTTCGTCGAGGCCCTCGACGTCGACGTTCCCCTCGTCTGCATGACCTACTACAACCTCATCTACAGATACGGTGCGGAGGAGGGACCGCGGCCGTTCGTCGAGAAGGCCGCGGAGGTGGGTCTGTCGGGGTTCGTCGTCCCCGACCTCCCTGCAGAGGAGGCCGACCCCCTGCGCGAGGCGTGCGACGAGTTCGGCTTGGACCTCGTGTTCATCGTCGCGCCGACGACGACGGGCGACCGACTCGACCGTATCATGGACCGGGTGTCCGGCTACGTCTACGTGCAGGCGCGACTCGGCGTCACCGGCGCGCAGGACGACGTCTCCGGGCAGACCGCGTCGAGTCTCGACAGACTCTCAGAGTACGACGTGCCGAAGGCCGTCGGGTTCGGTATCAAGACCGGCGACCACGCCGAGCGAATCGTCGCGGGGGGCGCCGACGGCATCATCGTCGGGAGCGCCCTCGTCGACATCGTAGCGGAGGGGCACGAGAACGGCGACGACGTCGGAGCGGTGGCGTCCCGACTGGAGGAGAAAGCGCGGGAACTGAAACAGGGGGCGGAGCGCGGGTTCGCGCAACGTGCGCCCGAAGCGGAACGCACATAACGCCCTATTTGCTACACACTACCATACTGACCACACCATGGACGTAGGAATCACATCACGGCTCGAACGCA
Protein-coding regions in this window:
- the trpB gene encoding tryptophan synthase subunit beta, whose amino-acid sequence is MSETTFDGKFGDYGGQYVPEALMPAIEELNDAYQRYVLENEDGFMDEFRRRLRDFGGRPTPTQHAERLSERYGCEVYLKREDLLHGGAHKLNNALGQVLLAKYMGKERIVAETGAGQHGTATAMAAAHLDMPCEVYMGERDINRQRPNVFRMRLNGSEVNPVTVGRGTLKEAISETMRDWATNVENTHYVIGSVVGPHPFPAMVRDFQSVISEEARAQMREKTDGLPDAVLACAGGGSNTMGAFAEFVDDEGVGLYAVEAGGSSLDVDEEAGVAPNSASLSTGSEGVLHGARTKLLQDGDGQIMESHSVSSGLDYAGVGPELAHLVDEGRVTAVNVDDDAALTAFHRLSQLEGVIPALETAHAFAYLEEHADELGETVLVNVSGRGDKDLESVIEETSKRDIDIAPDMDAFAGGF
- the trpA gene encoding tryptophan synthase subunit alpha — translated: MGNPALDAAFEGGAAFVPYLAAGDPDFDSSVEYVEALERGGADVIELGLPFSEPIAEGPTIQNAVVRSLEGGMTPDRFFEFVEALDVDVPLVCMTYYNLIYRYGAEEGPRPFVEKAAEVGLSGFVVPDLPAEEADPLREACDEFGLDLVFIVAPTTTGDRLDRIMDRVSGYVYVQARLGVTGAQDDVSGQTASSLDRLSEYDVPKAVGFGIKTGDHAERIVAGGADGIIVGSALVDIVAEGHENGDDVGAVASRLEEKARELKQGAERGFAQRAPEAERT